From a single Bos indicus isolate NIAB-ARS_2022 breed Sahiwal x Tharparkar chromosome 11, NIAB-ARS_B.indTharparkar_mat_pri_1.0, whole genome shotgun sequence genomic region:
- the LOC109565612 gene encoding N-acetyllactosaminide alpha-1,3-galactosyltransferase-like 1, translated as MNAKRKLLLLIALALSLLLIMHRSQIKKNLEKIDYCRDQEKEEPQLSDWFNPKKRPDVITTTNWLAPVIWEGTYNRPVLEKYYKRLNITIGLAIICVPGKFSNQSLTEFIQSANKHFMFGYNVIFYILLDGFSTMPSIVLGPLRTFKLFLLVKSGIEKDFYFTYMTNLFNYIISHIQYEVNFLFVMNADQIFKDDFGVETLGKSVAQLSAWWYFKDGDTFPYERRSKSAAFIPFEEGDFYYHSAIFGGTVEEVLNLIEEYQKGVIQDIENQLSSIYEHHLNKYLFIKKPTKLLSPEYNWDPSFRTPPQIKCVKIAWQSKNI; from the exons ATGAATGCCAAAAGGAAACTGCTGTTATTGATTGCATTGGCTTTATCCTTGCTGTTGATTATGCATCGTTCTCA aataaagaagaacCTAGAGAAGATAGATTACTGCAG ggatcaagaaaaagaagaacctCAGCTCTCAGACTGGTTTAATCCTAA AAAACGTCCTGATGTAATAACAACAACCAACTGGCTTGCTCCAGTCATATGGGAAGGAACTTACAATAGACCGGTCCTGGAAAAATACTACAAAAGGCTGAACATCACCATAGGCTTGGCTATAATATGTGTTCCTGGAAA GTTTTCAAATCAGAGCTTGACTGAGTTCATCCAATCTGCAAATAAGCACTTCATGTTTGGCTACAATGTTATCTTTTACATCTTGCTGGATGGCTTCTCCACCATGCCTTCCATAGTGTTAGGTCCCCTTCGaacatttaaactatttttattggTCAAAAGTGGTATAgagaaagatttttatttcacataCATGACGAACTTATTTAACTACATCATATCACACATCCAGTATGAAGTCAACTTTCTCTTCGTTATGAATGCAGACCAGATCTTCAAGGACGATTTTGGAGTGGAAACCCTGGGAAAATCTGTAGCTCAACTTAGTGCATGGTGGTATTTTAAAGATGGTGACACTTTCCCTTATGAGAGAAGAAGTAAATCAGCAGCTTTCATCCCTTTTGAAGAGGGAGATTTCTACTACCATAGTGCAATTTTTGGTGGCACAGTTGAGGAGGTTTTAAACCTCATTGAAGAATATCAGAAAGGAGTTATTCAAGACATTGAAaatcaacttagcagcatatatgaACATCACCTAAACAAATATCTTTTTATCAAGAAACCGACTAAGTTATTATCACCAGAATACAATTGGGATCCAAGTTTTAGAACCCCTCCGCAAATTAAATGTGTCAAGATAGCATGGCAGTCAAAAAATATTTGA